From Desulfobacterales bacterium:
GGCCAAGTACGGCCGGGGCCTGATCTGCCTCACCCTTGACCGGGAAAATATCAAGCGGCTGGACCTGCCGATGATGGTCAAGGATAACAAGTCGCCCTATGGCACCGGATTCACGGTGAGCATCGAGGCCAGGACCGGGGTATCCACCGGAATCTCGGCCGCGGATCGAGCCCGGACCATCCAGGTGGCGGTGGACCCGAACAGCACGGCCCGGGACCTGGTGAGTCCGGGGCATATCTTTCCGCTCCGGGCCCGGCGCGGCGGGGTACTCGAACGGCTCGGCCAGACCGAGGGTTCGGTGGACCTGGCCCGGCTGGCCGGGATGACCTCCGCCGCCGTGATCTGCGAGATCATGAAGGACGACGGCACCATGGCCAGGATGCCCGACCTGGAGGAGTTCGCTGGAAAACATGACCTTAAAATCGCCACCATTGCCGACCTGGTTGCCTATCGCCTGCGCCGGGACCAGTTGGTACACCGGGCCGCCGAGGCCCGGCTCCCCTCCCATTTCGGCGGCGAGTTCAGGGCCATTGTTTATACCAATGATGTGGACAAGCACGAGCATCTGGCCCTGATCAAGGGAGAGATCGATTCGAGCAGGGAGGTGATGGTCCGGGTCCATTCCGAATGTTTGACCGGTGATGTCTTTGGCTCGGACCGATGTGACTGCGGGGCCCAGCTCCAGGCGGCGATGCGGATGGTGGCCGAGGCTGGCAGCGGGGTGGTGCTCTACATGCGCCAGGAGGGCCGCGGCATCGGCCTGGTCAACAAGCTGAAGGCCTATTCCCTGCAGGATGACAAGGGGCTGGATACCGTGGACGCCAATATCAAGCTGGGGTTTAAGGCGGACCTGCGCGACTATGGGATCGGCGCCCAGATCCTTCGTGATCTCGGGGTGCGCAAGATGTGTCTGCTCACCAACAACCCCAAGAAGATTGTCGGACTGGAGGGGTATGGGCTGGAGGTGACCCGGCGGCTGCCCATTGAGATGAAACCGATGCCGGAGAATCTGGAATATCTCCGGTGCAAGAAGGACAGGATGGGGCATCTGCTCGAATTGACGGAAGAAAAAAACAGCGCTGCCGGCAAATAGGCGTCATCCTCCGGTTCCGGGTCCTGTCCCGGGGCGGGGGATTATGCTGGCAGAGGGTCAACCGGTCCTTTGGGCTGTAATGGATCGCATATCCCCCAAGAGGGGCACTGAACATAGTACCCGTCGAGCGGGTACTGAACTGAGCCCGGCCCGGCCGGGCCGGGAAGAGGAGACAGGCAATGGTACGGAACCTGGAAGGGAATCTGCGGGCCGATGGCAAGAAGTTCGGGGTCGTTATTGCCCGCTTTAATTCTTTTATCGTTGAGCGGCTGCTGGAAGGCGCCCTGGATACCCTGCAACGGTCCGGGGCAACAGCCGGCGATATTGCGGTGGCCCGGGTGCCCGGCGCCTTTGAGATTCCGCTGGTGGCCAAGAAGATGGCTGCTTCGGGCCGGTACGATGCGGTAATCTGTCTGGGCGCGGTGATCCGCGGGGCTACCTCTCATTACGACCTGGTGGCCAATGAGGCGGCCAAGGGGATTGCCCAGGCGGGAATGGAGACCGGCGTGCCGATTCTTTTCGGGGTGCTGACCACCGATACCATCGAGCAGGCCATTGAGCGGGCCGGGTCCAAGGCCGGCAACAAGGGCAGCGAGTCAGCCCTGGCGGCAATCGAAATGGTCAACCTGCTCGCCGCCCTTGCCAACTGAGAGCTGCCCGGGGGTTGGATGGGAACAAGACGTAAATCACGGGAGGCGGTGCTCCAGTTTCTCTATCAGGGCGAACTGTCCGGCCAGCCCCTCATTGAGGAGAATT
This genomic window contains:
- the ribE gene encoding 6,7-dimethyl-8-ribityllumazine synthase, translating into MVRNLEGNLRADGKKFGVVIARFNSFIVERLLEGALDTLQRSGATAGDIAVARVPGAFEIPLVAKKMAASGRYDAVICLGAVIRGATSHYDLVANEAAKGIAQAGMETGVPILFGVLTTDTIEQAIERAGSKAGNKGSESALAAIEMVNLLAALAN
- a CDS encoding bifunctional 3,4-dihydroxy-2-butanone-4-phosphate synthase/GTP cyclohydrolase II; protein product: MAVSSIEEVIEDIRAGRMIILVDDEDRENEGDLCMSAEAVTPEAINFMAKYGRGLICLTLDRENIKRLDLPMMVKDNKSPYGTGFTVSIEARTGVSTGISAADRARTIQVAVDPNSTARDLVSPGHIFPLRARRGGVLERLGQTEGSVDLARLAGMTSAAVICEIMKDDGTMARMPDLEEFAGKHDLKIATIADLVAYRLRRDQLVHRAAEARLPSHFGGEFRAIVYTNDVDKHEHLALIKGEIDSSREVMVRVHSECLTGDVFGSDRCDCGAQLQAAMRMVAEAGSGVVLYMRQEGRGIGLVNKLKAYSLQDDKGLDTVDANIKLGFKADLRDYGIGAQILRDLGVRKMCLLTNNPKKIVGLEGYGLEVTRRLPIEMKPMPENLEYLRCKKDRMGHLLELTEEKNSAAGK